AAACCGCAGCCGGAGAAATAGGCTTTGTCCCCGGAAATGCGAAACGCCGCCGCTTGCCACCCCTCCATTCCCGGCATCGGCGCCGGAGAAGTGTTCTGCACCgtttcatattaatttattgattgCAGCCGAAAGGAATAATCCAAGTCAACAAATTCAACGCTTCGTAATAGTATAAAGTGGTTAATTCATGCAATGCATGGACCCATCTATCAGATAATTATTGACTCTATAATAACACATCATCATCATACACgcagaacaaaaaaaaagttattagaaCCCTACTTTGTGAAACACGTAGAAAAACGGGTAGGGAGTGTTTTTCTCTCCCCTTCTTTACAAACAGAAAAGAATGGATTTTGTTCACTCACATGCATTTTGAAAACTCTTATGATGTTACGTTAAAAAGaatctttggagatgcaaacAAAAAGTGGGTAAGTGTTAATAAATGCATTGATAATGACAGAGCATGAGTTGAAAAGTTACCTTGAAGCTGATATTCCTAGCAGAGAAATAGTTGGCAAAAACTGTAACAGAAGCTGTTCTGTAAGTACGCAATTGTTGGCCGTTGGGACCAGGGTCACTCGCCCTGTCATGCCATTCTATCACCGTCACATCTCTCCCCGCTCCTTCCAATCTAATGTACGGCTTCGTCACGGGCACTACCACCTTCTCTCTGCACCAACAAAACCAGACACTTTACTGccattaataaacaaaaaatgtgtttcaaaagctatcaaattaatggAACACAAAAAGAATCAATGATAATAAGTTAATAACCAGTAGAAGaagaatgatatatatatacatgtaataTCCGGGGCTTATCTGAATATGAACGTTCATTGTGTTGTTGTCCGGGACAGCATTGACGGCCGCTTGGACTGATCGGAAATGGCCTCCGCCGTTAATGTCGACGGTGATTACTCGGTGACCGGTGGGTCGGATCCACCTTGATGAGTTTGTGGAAGACAGCATTTTGGGAATGGTGTCGTGGTAGGTTGTGCATGTGACAGTTGTTGCATGCAATAATAACATGCAAGAACTGAAAAGCAGAAACATTTTGAAGATGACACTACAGTAGCATCGGAAAG
This genomic stretch from Vigna radiata var. radiata cultivar VC1973A chromosome 7, Vradiata_ver6, whole genome shotgun sequence harbors:
- the LOC106769229 gene encoding probable pectinesterase 68 is translated as MFLLFSSCMLLLHATTVTCTTYHDTIPKMLSSTNSSRWIRPTGHRVITVDINGGGHFRSVQAAVNAVPDNNTMNVHIQISPGYYIEKVVVPVTKPYIRLEGAGRDVTVIEWHDRASDPGPNGQQLRTYRTASVTVFANYFSARNISFKNTSPAPMPGMEGWQAAAFRISGDKAYFSGCGFYGAQDTLCDDAGRHYFKECYIEGSIDFIFGNGRSMYKDCRLHSIATRFGSIAAQDRKSPYEKTGFAFVRCKVTGTGPIYVGRAMGQYSRIVYAYTYFDNIVAHGGWDDWNTSYNNKTVFFGVYKCWGPGAAAIRGVPLAKELDFESAHPFLVKSFVNGKHWMTPSDA